In Ostrea edulis chromosome 4, xbOstEdul1.1, whole genome shotgun sequence, a single window of DNA contains:
- the LOC130053774 gene encoding uncharacterized protein LOC130053774, which yields MSERLPNDLRNSRNGLPTNYIEQRLRFLEEQLHIQRERELELRRENWQRVRFLQRGGGIAREKRQLVSEYYRIKLHRGRHSRKFKVKQNVYNVTFKELPDSSFIRRLFKDMLKNVKREMQCNPNDYVRLNIRHPSLDSEIWVEFTQSKNLNEDKILNKIEAVQQSKKEFLMTDGATQLDFFHVKYPQGSGGGMKKKHLQVDKKKFKISKRAIVRINNPEDFLCLPRAIAVAQLHSQKPEVPDPEWEKKWLKMRKGDTQALDQKRQALALMELAGCANDQPCGPQEWEKLHQVLAPEYRLKIFQFKTNTQRLRLDPIYRGQGSGKCLNILLDNEHYDTITSMPGVTENPYYCDYCDIGYSHIEEHRTVCPHRCSFCLADSPCTPDGTRTECAHCKGFFRNAACYQTHLKPYSSNTATTVCNLMGRCDQCQKWMSKQLLKGHACGGKTQCHICKKLVTTPHFCFVQKKPKPKRNKELKMYIYFDFECTQENGIHTPNLCVAERVCQHCDSLDIDMRCDHCHAFGSQRRFVFQGPDTLKQFMEWLLQSQTDEKGNVSFKHDETTAIAHNFKGYDGQFILNYLVHTACIKPAVILNGSKILCMGVFGLRFIDSYNFLPFALAKMPSAFGLTELKKGYFPHFFNTEQNQNYVGAYPDAHYYNPDDMSIANRAAFYTWYTQQAGKVFDFQKEFLAYCISDVDILRRCCAQFKATLYGLVRVDPFQESITFASTANLAYRRGFMAQDTIAIIPNMGYQPSRRYSAKACRWLTSLNRNIRHAKNGGEITIGPYTVDGYEEESRTVYEFYGCYWHGCPTCYPNLLTETHPHRVQQTYQILYEQTLKRATALEQQGYTVVSIWEHEFDRQVKNNPELQTLLRDLDIQDPLNPRDALYGGRTNATRLYCEEGDMRYVDVCSLYPYVLKYRTFPIDHPQVITSDFKNVREYFGLIRCRVLPPRGLYHPVLPYKTGGKLLFPLCRTCAEHRNLGPDDRCSHSDSERSLTGTWVTVEVHKALDLGYRLDRIYEVWHFEKTSQDLFRSYIDTFLKIKQEASGFPDECQTPEQKQDYIDEIRRREGIFMNLIDIEKNPVRRTIAKLFLNCLWGKFAQRLQLPQTQYLTEEEELQKKLQDATLEIKGVELLENRDHPETDMMLINYQEKEEFLEDCPFGNVVLACFTTAHARLHLYETLEPLGERVLYFDTDSIIYQHDETQFNPTIVNSLGGWTDELSGDRIIKYMSGGPKNYAYETQGGKSMCKVKGLTLNYRASRIVSLATLEKMLKGEEEEVHVRYPHYIQRTRQHDVRTIPLVKKYRVVYDKRQRVHHYNTLPYGY from the coding sequence ATGTCTGAGCGATTACCCAACGACTTACGGAATAGCAGAAATGGGCTCCCAACCAATTATATTGAACAGCGATTGAGATTTTTAGAGGAACAACTACACATACAGCGAGAGCGTGAATTAGAACTCCGCAGAGAAAACTGGCAACGAGTGAGATTTTTACAGCGGGGAGGGGGGATAGCCAGAGAAAAACGCCAGTTAGTGTCGGAATATTATCGAATCAAGCTCCACAGAGGCCGCCATTCCAGGAAATTTaaagtgaaacaaaatgtgtacaACGTTACTTTCAAAGAGCTTCCAGATTCTTCCTTTATTCGGCGATTATTCAAAGATATGCTCAAAAATGTGAAACGGGAAATGCAGTGCAACCCCAATGATTATGTACGGCTCAACATTCGACACCCGTCTTTGGATTCCGAGATTTGGGTCGAATTTACCCAGTCTAAAAACCTCAACGAggataaaattttaaacaaaatagaagccGTACAGCAATCTAAAAAAGAGTTCCTGATGACAGACGGAGCCACACAGTTAGATTTTTTTCATGTCAAATATCCTCAAGGGAGTGGCGGCGGTATGAAGAAAAAGCATCTACAAGTcgataaaaagaaatttaagatCTCCAAGAGAGCTATCGTTCGTATTAACAACCCCGAGGATTTCCTGTGTCTACCCCGAGCTATTGCCGTGGCACAGTTACACAGTCAAAAACCCGAGGTTCCGGACCCCGAATGGGAGAAAAAATGGTTAAAGATGAGAAAAGGGGATACACAAGCTCTCGACCAGAAACGACAGGCCTTAGCGCTCATGGAACTCGCCGGGTGTGCAAACGACCAACCGTGTGGGCCTCAGGAATGGGAGAAATTACATCAGGTCCTGGCACCCGAGTATcgcttgaaaatatttcaatttaagacAAACACGCAGCGATTACGATTAGACCCCATCTACAGAGGTCAGGGGAGCGGAAAATGTTTGAACATTCTACTGGATAACGAACATTACGATACCATAACATCGATGCCGGGAGTGACGGAAAATCCATATTATTGTGATTACTGTGATATTGGATATAGCCACATCGAAGAGCACCGTACCGTCTGTCCTCACCGCTGTTCGTTTTGTTTAGCCGATTCTCCCTGTACCCCGGACGGCACCCGCACGGAATGTGCtcattgtaagggatttttTAGAAATGCTGCGTGTTACCAGACCCACTTGAAACCTTACAGTAGCAATACCGCGACAACCGTGTGTAATTTAATGGGACGTTGCGACCAGTGTCAGAAATGGATGTCTAAGCAATTATTAAAGGGACACGCGTGCGGCGGAAAAACACAATGTCACATCTGCAAGAAACTCGTCACCACCCCACATTTCTGCTTCGTTCAAAAGAAACCCAAGCCCAAACGCAACAAggaattgaaaatgtacatttatttcgatTTTGAATGTACACAGGAAAACGGAATTCACACCCCTAACCTCTGTGTGGCCGAACGCGTGTGTCAACATTGCGACAGTTTAGACATTGACATGCGGTGTGATCACTGTCATGCGTTTGGCTCGCAACGCCGCTTCGTATTTCAAGGCCCCGACACCTTAAAACAGTTTATGGAATGGCTGTTACAATCCCAGACGGACGAGAAGGGTAATGTGAGCTTCAAACACGATGAAACGACCGCCATTGCGCACAATTTCAAGGGATACGATGGGCAGTTCATCTTGAACTATCTAGTGCATACGGCCTGTATCAAACCCGCAGTCATCCTCAACGGCAGTAAAATCTTATGCATGGGGGTGTTCGGCTTGAGATTCATCGATTCATACAATTTCCTCCCCTTTGCCCTCGCCAAGATGCCCTCTGCGTTTGGATTAACAGAACTGAAAAAAGGTTATTTCCCCCACTTTTTTAACACGGAACAGAACCAGAATTACGTGGGGGCTTATCCCGATGCTCACTACTACAATCCTGACGACATGTCGATCGCTAATCGTGCAGCCTTCTATACCTGGTACACTCAACAGGCCGGGAAAGTGTTCGATTTCCAGAAGGAATTCTTGGCTTACTGTATCTCGGATGTGGATATTTTACGCCGTTGTTGTGCGCAATTTAAGGCGACGCTCTACGGACTCGTCCGCGTCGACCCGTTTCAGGAATCCATCACTTTTGCTAGCACGGCTAATTTAGCGTATCGCCGAGGATTCATGGCACAGGACACCATAGCCATTATACCCAATATGGGATATCAACCGTCGCGCCGCTACTCGGCCAAGGCCTGTCGCTGGCTCACCTCCCTGAACCGCAACATACGTCATGCTAAGAACGGGGGCGAAATTACCATAGGCCCTTATACGGTGGACGGCTACGAGGAGGAATCCCGCACCGTGTACGAATTTTACGGCTGCTACTGGCACGGGTGCCCCACCTGTTATCCGAATCTGTTGACGGAAACTCACCCCCATCGAGTCCAGCAGACGTATCAAATCCTGTACGAGCAAACCTTGAAACGCGCCACCGCCTTAGAGCAACAAGGATATACAGTCGTGAGCATCTGGGAACACGAGTTTGATCGACAAGTGAAAAACAATCCAGAGTTACAAACATTACTACGAGACCTCGATATTCAGGACCCCTTAAATCCCCGCGATGCCTTATACGGAGGTCGTACCAATGCTACTCGCCTGTATTGCGAGGAGGGAGACATGCGATACGTCGATGTGTGTTCTCTGTATCCTTACGTGTTGAAATACAGAACGTTTCCCATCGATCATCCTCAAGTCATCACCAGCGATTTCAAGAATGTGAGAGAGTACTTTGGTCTCATTCGTTGTCGTGTCTTACCACCACGAGGTCTGTATCACCCCGTCTTACCCTATAAGACGGGAGGAAAATTACTTTTCCCCTTATGCCGAACCTGCGCCGAACATCGCAACTTAGGACCCGACGATCGATGCAGTCACAGCGATTCAGAACGCAGTCTGACTGGCACCTGGGTGACCGTAGAAGTACACAAAGCTCTAGATCTCGGTTATCGGCTCGACCGCATCTATGAAGTCTGGCATTTTGAAAAGACCAGTCAGGACTTGTTTCGATCTTACATcgatacttttttaaaaattaaacaagaagctTCCGGATTTCCCGATGAATGTCAGACGCCCGAACAGAAACAAGACTACATCGATGAGATCCGGCGCCGGGAAGGCATCTTCATGAATCTAATAGACATCGAGAAAAACCCCGTCCGTAGAaccattgccaaactctttttaaattgtctCTGGGGAAAATTTGCACAACGATTACAACTACCACAAACACAGTATTTAACcgaagaagaagaattacagAAAAAATTACAAGATGCCACTCTAGAAATCAAAGGAGTCGAGCTGCTGGAAAATCGAGATCACCCCGAAACCGACATGATGCTGATCAATTATCAGGAGAAAGAAGAATTCCTAGAAGACTGTCCTTTCGGAAACGTAGTGCTGGCTTGTTTTACCACAGCGCATGCTCGTTTACATCTCTACGAGACGTTAGAACCTTTGGGGGAACGCGTCCTCTATTTTGATACGGATAGTATTATCTATCAACACGATGAGACCCAATTTAACCCTACCATTGTCAACAGTTTAGGCGGCTGGACCGATGAATTGAGTGGAGATCGTATCATCAAGTACATGTCGGGAGGGCCTAAAAATTATGCATACGAGACCCAGGGGggaaaatcaatgtgtaaagtTAAAGGACTGACGCTCAATTATCGCGCTTCTAGGATCGTCTCACTCGCTACCTtagaaaaaatgttaaaagggGAAGAAGAAGAAGTCCACGTGCGTTATCCTCACTACATTCAGAGAACGCGCCAGCACGATGTTCGCACCATCCCCTTAGTAAAGAAATACCGCGTAGTGTACGACAAGCGACAGCGGGTTCACCATTACAACACGCTTCCTTATGGATATTAG